The proteins below come from a single Mauremys reevesii isolate NIE-2019 linkage group 6, ASM1616193v1, whole genome shotgun sequence genomic window:
- the LOC120408777 gene encoding protein FAM240B-like: protein MNSQYVRFEVFGCETEELTDFWEKTIEKQTKHLQIEKERQQRSALPKLRTEWKERLEKRIQMMKTQNEEPAS, encoded by the exons ATGAATAGTCAATATGTGCGCTTTGAAGTGTTTGGATGTGAAACTGAGGAACTAACAGACTTCTGGGAAAAGACAATTGAAAAACAAACTAAGCATCTGCAAATTGAAAAAGAACGTCAACAGAGAAGTGCTCTGCCAAA ACTCAGAACTGAATGGAAGGAGAGGTTGGAAAAAAGGATACAAATGATGAAGACTCAAAATGAAGAGCCAGCTAGTTGA